GCCTTTGAAGTGGTGTATGAAGAGAGTGACATCCCTGCCAATACAGGGAATATCTCCGTGGATATGCCCTCCATATAAACCGTAGAGTGCGTAATGCCCTTGGGGTGCACGCACCAAAAAAGCAGACAGGGAACCCCTATGGAAAAACCAAAACTTTTTGAAACGCATAAAAGTTTTGTCTGGACTATGGTCATTCTGTTGTTTCTGTTTTCCATACGACTCGGATGGGAATATAAAAACTACACGGAATTTATTTCAAAGCCTTTCTATTATACCTATGCTACGGTGCTTAATGCCTATATCAAGCAAAAGGGAAAACGCTCCTATCAAGTTCTGAAACTTCACAGCGATAACGGACTGACTTTTTATACGGTGACGCATCAGAAGGAATTGCTTCAAAACAGACGCTTACGCCTGCAAATTTTCCCCAGTAAAAAGATAGGTTTTACTGATTATCTGGGAAGTTTCTATGTTAAAAGTCGTATCAGGTCAAATGACCCTGTTTCTGCAGGTGTAAAAGAAGACGTACTGGAAAAGGTGGCTTCCCAGCACAGTGACCAGAAGATTGGCAGTTTCTATAATGCGATCTTTTTTGCGACCCCGCTTTCAAAAGAGATAAGGGAAAAAATAAGTTTGCTTGGTGTCAGCCATCTTGTGGCACTCAGCGGCTTCCATCTTGGGATCTTATGGGCACTGGTCTATGGTGGACTGTTGTTGCTGTACCGGCCTTTGCAGCAGCGTTACTTTCCCTATAGATATGCGTTATTTGATGTGGGCCTGATAGCGATAGTCGTATTGGGAATCTATGTGTGGTTCGTAGGCGCTCCGCCTTCCCTGATACGCTCCTATGCAATGATCCTGGCGGGATGGGCTGTACTTCTGATGGCCATTGAGCTTCTCAGTTTCAGTTTTCTGGCCATGGTTGCGGCTTTGCTGCCGGTTCTTTTCCCTTCACTCTCTGTCTCCCTCGGGTTCTGGCTCTCTGTGGCGGGGGTTTTCTATATTTTTCTGCTTTTGCAGTATTTCAGGGAATATAACAAATGGCTCATCACGTTGCTGTTTATCCCCGTAGGTATATTTCTGTTGATGCTTCCCGTCGTGCATATGATCTTTGGAACGACAAGTATATTGCAGCTCTTTTCTCCACTCCTGTCCATCCTATTCATCCCTTTCTATCCTCTGGTGATCTTTTTGCATCTTCTGGGTATGGGGAATCTGCTGGACAATGCATTGCTGTGGATGTTCGATCTTCCCTCCAGCGGTACAGAACACTTTTTGCCTCTCTGGGCGGGAGCTGTGTATGTGCTGTTGTCTCTAGCTGCTATCAGGTACAGGCCGATGTTCTACGCTGCTTTAGGCAGTGCATTTACCTATGCAGGTTTTCTGTTTTTCTTTTAATCCGGATTTAAATATGTTCTATCTCTTTGTCTTTATTGAGCAGGTAGCAGAAGCGTAATCCATGCAGGAAGATCGCCCAGGAGATATAGATCCATAGAAGAAAAAAGAGTACGGTGCTGATACTGCCGTAGACTGAAGTATACGTCTTGTTGTGCATGACATAGAAGACAAATCCGCTTTTGGAAAGGTACCAGATGAGTGACGCGATGAATGAACTGGTAAGTGCCGCTCTTTTTTGGATGGCTGTATTGGCAGAGAGTTGATAGGCGATGTAAAATACACTCCAGATAATGATATAGGGAATGACGGAATAGAGATGGATAGTGCTTGTGATCTCATTTTGGTTCAGGTAACCCTGAATGAGAGTGGAAACATAAAAGGATGCCCCCATCATCGTAGGCAGCAGCACAATCAGCAAAAGATAGGTTTTGATACTTTTCATAATTCCCCGGCTGGGCAGTTCAAAAATATCATTGACGATATAGTCGTAACTCTTAAAGAACATAATGGCCGCAAAGGTGACATAGAATACACCTACTATTCCAAGCTTGTCCGAATTGGCGATGAAAGTATTGATGTGCTCCATGATCTCTTTGGACTGTGTGGGCATGAGATTGGCAAAAATGAGTTGCTGTACCTTGTCGTACATTTCATGGAAAAGAGGCAGGGTGGTAAAGACATAAAGCAGAATGACGAGCAGAGGGATGATGGAAAAAATGGTATTCCAACTCAGACTGGAGGCATAGTAGCCCAGTCTGTCATCGAAAAGATCTTTGAAGAAATCTCTGAGAAAAATATAATACTCCCTAAAGAGCTTTCTCATCCTGCTCTTCTCAATTCTCTTCTCTTGAAGTTTCATTTTGGATCATACGCCGGGTAATCCCATTTTCCCCGGATTCAAGATATTGTTCGGATCGAAAGCATGTTTGATATCTTTAAAAAGTGAGAGCTCCGCTTCGTTGAAAGCAATATTCATAAAAGGAGCCTTGCTGGTACCGATACCGTGTTCTCCGCTGAGTGTCCCGCCCATATCGACGACCAGTTCGAAAATCTCTTCTATGGCCTTATGTCCCTCTTCGAGCTGTTTTTCGTCAGAACCGTCCACCATCACGTTGACATGGATGTTCCCGTCTCCGGCATGCCCGAAGCAAGGCACTTTGAAATTGTAACGCTCACCGATCTCGTAGATACGTTTCAGCGCTTCGGGAAGCATACTTCTGGGTACGGAGATATCTTCATTGAGCTTCTTGCTTCCGAAGACGGTAATGGAAGGAGAAGCATTTCTTCTCGCATACCAGAGTGTGTCTCTCTCTTTGTCGGTGTGTGCAATCACAAAATCCTGTGCGCCGTTCTCTTTAAAAGATTTTTCAAGGATCTCAAGCTGAAAATCGACCTCTTCAATGACATTTCCATCCACATCGCCGATAAGCAGGGCACCTGCATCTTCGGGAAGTTCGATGCCCAGTTTCTCTTTGAGGGCCTGTACGACAAGAGCATCCATGAACTCCATGGCAACAGGGTTCGCACCGCCGGAAAGCGACCTGAAGACAGCGTTCATTGCATTGTCAACAGAGGGGAAGATGCCCATATAGGCTTTCCTGAACTTCGGTTTGGGAAGCAGTTTGACTGTAATTTCGGTAATGACGGCAAGCGTACCTTCGGATGCAATAAGAATACCGGCGATGTTGTAGCCTGCCACATCCTTGATAGTCCTTTTGCCTGCACGGATGATATCACCGTTGGGACGCACGGCACGCAGGGCCATGACATAATCTTTGGTGATGCCGTATTTGGCTGCGCGCATACCGCCGGCATTTTCGGAAACATTCCCGCCAAGGGTGGAATACTCTTCGCTGGCAGGATCGGGCGGGTAGAACAGACGGAGCTCTTCCACAGCTCTTTGCAGGTCCATGTTGACCACTCCCGGCTGTACCACTGCGACCATGTTCTCCATATCGATCTCAAGGATCCTGTTCATATGTTTTTCCATGGCAAGTGTGATACCGCCGTTGGTCGGAAGCGCACCGCCCGTAAAACCGGAACCTGCACCTCGCGGGGTGATAACGATACCGTGGTGGTTGCAGTAGACTAGAATACGGCTTACATCTTCTTCATTTCTTGGGAAAACGACTGCATCGGGTTCAAAACGAGTACGTGTGGCATCGTAGGAGTAGGCGATACGGTGAGCTTTGTCACTGTAGACATTCTCTTTGCCTACGATCTCTTTGAGGGTCTCTACATGTTTCGGATCAAGCACTACAATGCCTCCATGGTCTGATAGTAGCTTCCCGTACTGCTTTTTGAGAACCATCCCGTCCGGATCTCGTTAAAGTGCATATAGAAAGGAAACTGTGCTTTTGCAGGAAGATTTCCCATCGCCTTTTTATTGATGATCCTGCCGGAAATAGGGTCAAGCAGTACCAGGGAATTCTTGCGAACAATACAAATGAGTCCTATCTGGTAATCTTTGGCAAAGGAGGAAAGATTTTCACGTGTAGGAAAGGCATCGCCTCTTTTGGAAAGGTAAATGGCAAAGAGATCCGGGTGTATCCAATTCTTTGTGTAAGAGGAAGTGACTTTTGCGTAAGTATCTGCATCAGGGGCAAGAAGCAGAACATTGTTATAAAGATACCCGCCTATGACCTTGTCTCCTGCTCTGACCGGTGTTTTTATGGTAGGCAGCTTGTCATGATGTATGATGTCCTTACTGATCACTTTTGCATGCCCTTTTGAAGTTTGCGCAATATAGGCAGTAATAGCCTGAAGGTCGCTACCGTAGTTGTGTACGATGATGCCACTCATACCGTTGGCAGGAAAAGAGGAGCGAAGTGCTATTGTGTCTCCTTTGGCAACAGAAACGGAAGTGTGAACGGTCGAAGGAAAAAATCCTGCAAAAAGGGGCAGGGCAGTCAGCAATATCAATGCTATTTTGATCATTATGATCCTTTGAAAAATAGTGTTGTGGGCAGTTTCTATAATTAGATATTCCCAATTATTTGATTATACAGACAAAAGATTAAAAATCTGATTGTAAATATCCGCTTCACATACCCATTTAGTTTAATTGGCTATAATATTGCCTAGATAACGGGGTTGGAGCAGAATTGAAATATCTTATATTGATCGTTGTATTGTTCAGTTTTTCATTTGGAATGAAAGCCAAAATGAAGGAATGGCCTCATGACTTCACATTTGCAGACTATTTGGATTTTAATGATATCTCAAGAGAGATGCTTGATTCTATTTCCCCCCAAGACCAGGAATATCTCTCCGATATCCAGAGCAAATACAAATATTATGAATTGCTGGATGACAACGGTAGCCTTATGCAGGCTTTGATCCCCATTTCCAAAGAGATGCAGATACATCTTTTCAAAGAAGTTAAGAAAGACAGATACAAGTTCGACATTATCCCTATTGCCTACAAGACACAGGAATATTTTGCCAAAGTGATCATCAGTTCCAATCCCTATACCGATGTCCAGAAAGCCATCAGCCGGGACAGTGTGGCAAAAAAAGCTTCCCAGGCACTCAAAGGTGTTATCAATACAAAAAAACTTCATAAA
This DNA window, taken from Sulfurovum lithotrophicum, encodes the following:
- a CDS encoding FAD-binding oxidoreductase, producing MLDPKHVETLKEIVGKENVYSDKAHRIAYSYDATRTRFEPDAVVFPRNEEDVSRILVYCNHHGIVITPRGAGSGFTGGALPTNGGITLAMEKHMNRILEIDMENMVAVVQPGVVNMDLQRAVEELRLFYPPDPASEEYSTLGGNVSENAGGMRAAKYGITKDYVMALRAVRPNGDIIRAGKRTIKDVAGYNIAGILIASEGTLAVITEITVKLLPKPKFRKAYMGIFPSVDNAMNAVFRSLSGGANPVAMEFMDALVVQALKEKLGIELPEDAGALLIGDVDGNVIEEVDFQLEILEKSFKENGAQDFVIAHTDKERDTLWYARRNASPSITVFGSKKLNEDISVPRSMLPEALKRIYEIGERYNFKVPCFGHAGDGNIHVNVMVDGSDEKQLEEGHKAIEEIFELVVDMGGTLSGEHGIGTSKAPFMNIAFNEAELSLFKDIKHAFDPNNILNPGKMGLPGV
- a CDS encoding ComEC/Rec2 family competence protein, with product MEKPKLFETHKSFVWTMVILLFLFSIRLGWEYKNYTEFISKPFYYTYATVLNAYIKQKGKRSYQVLKLHSDNGLTFYTVTHQKELLQNRRLRLQIFPSKKIGFTDYLGSFYVKSRIRSNDPVSAGVKEDVLEKVASQHSDQKIGSFYNAIFFATPLSKEIREKISLLGVSHLVALSGFHLGILWALVYGGLLLLYRPLQQRYFPYRYALFDVGLIAIVVLGIYVWFVGAPPSLIRSYAMILAGWAVLLMAIELLSFSFLAMVAALLPVLFPSLSVSLGFWLSVAGVFYIFLLLQYFREYNKWLITLLFIPVGIFLLMLPVVHMIFGTTSILQLFSPLLSILFIPFYPLVIFLHLLGMGNLLDNALLWMFDLPSSGTEHFLPLWAGAVYVLLSLAAIRYRPMFYAALGSAFTYAGFLFFF
- a CDS encoding plasminogen-binding N-terminal domain-containing protein, with amino-acid sequence MIKIALILLTALPLFAGFFPSTVHTSVSVAKGDTIALRSSFPANGMSGIIVHNYGSDLQAITAYIAQTSKGHAKVISKDIIHHDKLPTIKTPVRAGDKVIGGYLYNNVLLLAPDADTYAKVTSSYTKNWIHPDLFAIYLSKRGDAFPTRENLSSFAKDYQIGLICIVRKNSLVLLDPISGRIINKKAMGNLPAKAQFPFYMHFNEIRTGWFSKSSTGSYYQTMEAL
- a CDS encoding YihY family inner membrane protein, whose translation is MRKLFREYYIFLRDFFKDLFDDRLGYYASSLSWNTIFSIIPLLVILLYVFTTLPLFHEMYDKVQQLIFANLMPTQSKEIMEHINTFIANSDKLGIVGVFYVTFAAIMFFKSYDYIVNDIFELPSRGIMKSIKTYLLLIVLLPTMMGASFYVSTLIQGYLNQNEITSTIHLYSVIPYIIIWSVFYIAYQLSANTAIQKRAALTSSFIASLIWYLSKSGFVFYVMHNKTYTSVYGSISTVLFFLLWIYISWAIFLHGLRFCYLLNKDKEIEHI